In the genome of Cryptomeria japonica chromosome 8, Sugi_1.0, whole genome shotgun sequence, one region contains:
- the LOC131048803 gene encoding uncharacterized protein LOC131048803 isoform X1 yields the protein MKRLYSKKYGRRHGRFVRQTRVINSLPPQRNLILLYHRLRSTRQVTRPIFPNSHLREPSHNESCNSMKKISNHSLQEIDWQKLTNFPRVCVNSLHSNLLIEIMTWSEWCLLSSIFVVLEEENLEVCSAHTICVAKKVFYTILVKVLETSEVDSEGLRTKLHLVAAEK from the exons ATGAAAAGACTCTACAGCAAAAAATATGGTAGGAGACATGGCAGATTTGTTAGACAGACCAGGGTTATCAACAGCTTACCACCACAAAGGAATTTAATCCTGCTTTATCATAGACTACGATCTACCAGG CAGGTCACAAGGCCAATTTTTCCTAATTCACATTTGAGAGAGCCTTCTCACAATGAAAGCTGCAATTCAATGAAGAAAATATCAAATCACAGCTTACAAGAAATCGATTGGCAAAAGCTCACAAATTTTCCCAGAGTTTGTGTTAACAGCCTTCATTCTAATCTGCTCATTGAGATTATGACTTGGTCAGAGTGGTGTTTACTTTCATCCATCTTTGTAGTGCTGGAAGAGGAGAATCTTGAAGTCTGTTCAGCCCATACAATTTGTGTGGCGAAGAAAGTATTTTATACCATCTTGGTAAAG GTTTTGGAGACATCTGAGGTAGATAGTGAAGGTCTTCGTACAAAGCTCCACTTGGTTGCTGCAGAAAAATGA
- the LOC131048803 gene encoding uncharacterized protein LOC131048803 isoform X2 produces MKRLYSKKYGRRHGRFVRQTRVINSLPPQRNLILLYHRLRSTRVTRPIFPNSHLREPSHNESCNSMKKISNHSLQEIDWQKLTNFPRVCVNSLHSNLLIEIMTWSEWCLLSSIFVVLEEENLEVCSAHTICVAKKVFYTILVKVLETSEVDSEGLRTKLHLVAAEK; encoded by the exons ATGAAAAGACTCTACAGCAAAAAATATGGTAGGAGACATGGCAGATTTGTTAGACAGACCAGGGTTATCAACAGCTTACCACCACAAAGGAATTTAATCCTGCTTTATCATAGACTACGATCTACCAGG GTCACAAGGCCAATTTTTCCTAATTCACATTTGAGAGAGCCTTCTCACAATGAAAGCTGCAATTCAATGAAGAAAATATCAAATCACAGCTTACAAGAAATCGATTGGCAAAAGCTCACAAATTTTCCCAGAGTTTGTGTTAACAGCCTTCATTCTAATCTGCTCATTGAGATTATGACTTGGTCAGAGTGGTGTTTACTTTCATCCATCTTTGTAGTGCTGGAAGAGGAGAATCTTGAAGTCTGTTCAGCCCATACAATTTGTGTGGCGAAGAAAGTATTTTATACCATCTTGGTAAAG GTTTTGGAGACATCTGAGGTAGATAGTGAAGGTCTTCGTACAAAGCTCCACTTGGTTGCTGCAGAAAAATGA